The following proteins are encoded in a genomic region of Natronorubrum halophilum:
- a CDS encoding deoxyribonuclease IV, protein MKVGAHVSISGSRVSSDDETPPYDDMRNAVHRQLAFGGNCGQVFTTSPQVWAQPELTDEAAEGFRSETEENLEGPWVIHSAYLVNLCTPKDDLRRKSKESMQAELDAAERLGIPYVNVHLGAHTGAGVEGGLDNAASLIDELDVPEGVRILIESDAGSGTKLGGEFSHLAGIIDRTETDIGICIDTAHTLVAGNDLTTPEAVDETVGRFDDEVGLEYLEYIHLNDSKHDVGTHKDEHALIGEGYIGEDGMRAIVNHPDLRDLPFALETPTEDGKGFAWNIEKVKELRDE, encoded by the coding sequence ATGAAGGTCGGCGCACACGTTTCAATCTCCGGATCGCGCGTCTCGTCCGACGACGAAACACCGCCGTACGACGACATGCGAAACGCGGTACACCGGCAACTCGCATTCGGCGGCAACTGCGGACAGGTCTTTACGACCTCCCCGCAGGTCTGGGCCCAACCCGAACTCACCGACGAGGCCGCGGAGGGATTTCGGAGCGAGACCGAGGAGAACCTCGAGGGACCGTGGGTGATCCACTCGGCCTACCTAGTCAACCTCTGTACGCCCAAAGACGACCTCCGTCGGAAATCCAAAGAGAGCATGCAGGCGGAACTCGACGCCGCCGAGCGACTCGGCATTCCGTACGTAAACGTCCACCTCGGAGCCCACACCGGCGCGGGTGTCGAGGGCGGTCTCGACAACGCCGCGAGCCTCATCGACGAACTCGATGTCCCTGAAGGCGTCCGGATCCTCATCGAGTCCGACGCGGGCAGCGGGACGAAACTCGGCGGCGAGTTCTCCCACCTCGCGGGCATCATCGACCGCACCGAGACGGATATTGGCATCTGCATCGACACCGCCCACACGCTCGTCGCGGGGAACGATCTGACCACGCCCGAGGCAGTCGACGAGACCGTCGGCCGGTTCGACGACGAAGTCGGCCTCGAGTACCTCGAGTACATCCATCTCAACGACTCGAAACACGACGTGGGGACCCACAAGGACGAACACGCCCTCATCGGCGAGGGCTACATCGGCGAAGACGGGATGCGAGCGATCGTGAACCACCCTGACCTGCGGGACCTGCCCTTCGCGCTCGAGACGCCGACGGAGGACGGGAAAGGGTTCGCGTGGAACATCGAGAAGGTCAAGGAACTGCGAGACGAGTAA